One segment of Streptomyces bathyalis DNA contains the following:
- the hpaD gene encoding 3,4-dihydroxyphenylacetate 2,3-dioxygenase, with protein MTKAATPNAPDVVRSAYAQLVVTDIARARWFWADMLGFHIQYEDDATLCLRGMDELTHHSLVLRQGDTPALDHLAYRVRTPDDVDKAESYFHSLGRPTRRIKAGDGTPGIGDAVRVIDPLGFPVEFFYEIDHAERLIQRYDLHHGAEIARLDHFNICTPDIPAAYAHYENLGFGCSETIEGDEHELYAAWMYRKQTVHDVAFTGGAGPRLHHIGVATHESHNVLRTADIFGALHKERHIERGPGRHGVSNAFYVYLRDPDGHRVEIYTSDYYTGDPDHQTYRWNVHDDRRRDFWGNAVIESWYKEATPVLDLDDKPQPVTDAVLDESAVAVGADGLG; from the coding sequence ATGACCAAGGCCGCCACCCCCAACGCCCCGGACGTCGTCCGCTCCGCGTACGCGCAACTCGTCGTCACCGACATCGCCCGAGCCCGCTGGTTCTGGGCCGACATGCTCGGCTTCCACATCCAGTACGAAGACGACGCCACTCTCTGCCTGCGCGGCATGGACGAACTCACCCATCACTCCCTCGTCCTTCGCCAAGGCGACACCCCAGCCCTCGACCACCTCGCCTACCGCGTCCGCACGCCCGACGACGTCGACAAGGCGGAGAGCTACTTCCACTCCCTCGGCCGACCCACCCGCCGCATCAAGGCCGGCGACGGCACCCCCGGCATCGGAGACGCCGTGCGTGTCATCGACCCTCTCGGCTTCCCCGTTGAGTTCTTCTACGAGATCGACCACGCCGAACGCCTCATCCAGCGCTACGACCTCCACCACGGCGCGGAGATCGCCCGCCTCGACCACTTCAACATCTGCACCCCCGACATCCCCGCCGCCTACGCCCACTACGAAAACCTCGGCTTCGGCTGCTCCGAGACCATCGAAGGCGATGAACACGAGCTCTATGCCGCCTGGATGTACCGCAAGCAGACCGTCCACGACGTCGCCTTCACCGGCGGCGCCGGGCCACGCCTCCACCACATCGGCGTCGCCACCCACGAATCCCACAACGTCCTGCGCACCGCCGACATCTTCGGCGCCCTCCACAAGGAACGCCACATCGAACGTGGGCCCGGACGGCACGGCGTATCCAACGCCTTCTACGTCTACCTCCGCGACCCCGACGGCCACCGCGTCGAGATCTACACCAGCGACTACTACACCGGCGACCCCGATCACCAGACCTACCGCTGGAACGTCCACGACGACCGCCGCCGCGACTTCTGGGGCAACGCCGTGATCGAATCCTGGTACAAGGAAGCCACCCCCGTTCTCGACCTCGACGACAAGCCCCAACCCGTCACCGATGCCGTCCTCGACGAATCCGCCGTCGCCGTCGGCGCGGACGGACTCGGCTGA
- the hpaE gene encoding 5-carboxymethyl-2-hydroxymuconate semialdehyde dehydrogenase, producing MTIDNLPTRIQHWIGGELLDSADGRLFDVADPVTNTPYAQAARGSQADIDRAVAAAGNAFPGWKGISNRERANTLNRIADAVEARHEQLARFESFDSGLPITQAKGQAKRAAENFRYFADVIVALGEEAFRQADSQFSYVVRSPVGVAGLITPWNTPFMLESWKLAPAIASGCTLVLKPAEWTPLSASLWHEIFAEAGLPAGVVNIVHGVGEEAGQALVDHPDVPRISFTGSTSTGRHILRSSADHLKAASMELGGKSPVVVFADADLDAALDSVVFGVFSLNGERCTAGSRVLVERAVYDDFTQRLARRAEQVKVGPPADPATEVGALVHPDHYQRVLDYVDIGRKEGTLIAGGTRPAHLPDGNYLQPTVFADVTQDARIFQEEIFGPVVAVAPFDTETEAITLANATQYGLAAYIWTSNLQRGHRLAHAVESGMVWINSHNVRDLRTPFGGVKASGVGREGGAHSVDFYTESKIVHVAMGHVHTPKFGGGTS from the coding sequence ATGACCATCGACAACCTCCCCACCCGCATCCAGCACTGGATCGGCGGCGAACTCCTCGACTCAGCAGACGGCCGTCTCTTCGACGTCGCCGATCCCGTCACCAACACCCCCTACGCGCAAGCCGCCAGGGGATCGCAGGCCGATATCGACCGTGCGGTGGCCGCCGCAGGCAACGCGTTCCCGGGATGGAAGGGGATCTCGAACCGAGAGCGGGCGAACACACTCAACCGGATCGCAGACGCGGTAGAGGCCCGGCACGAGCAGCTCGCCCGGTTCGAGTCCTTCGACTCGGGCCTGCCCATCACCCAAGCCAAGGGGCAGGCCAAGCGGGCAGCGGAGAACTTCCGCTACTTCGCCGACGTCATCGTCGCCCTGGGCGAAGAGGCCTTCCGGCAGGCCGACTCCCAGTTCTCTTACGTCGTGCGCAGCCCCGTCGGCGTCGCCGGGCTCATCACGCCGTGGAACACCCCGTTCATGCTGGAGTCCTGGAAGCTCGCCCCGGCGATCGCCTCCGGCTGCACTCTCGTCCTGAAGCCGGCCGAATGGACCCCGCTGTCGGCGTCGCTGTGGCATGAGATCTTCGCCGAGGCCGGGCTCCCGGCCGGGGTGGTCAACATCGTCCACGGCGTCGGCGAAGAGGCCGGCCAAGCCCTGGTCGACCACCCCGACGTGCCGCGGATCTCCTTCACCGGCTCCACCAGCACCGGTCGCCACATCCTCCGCTCCAGCGCGGACCATCTGAAGGCCGCTTCCATGGAGTTGGGCGGCAAGTCACCCGTCGTCGTCTTCGCCGACGCCGACCTCGATGCCGCTCTCGACTCCGTCGTCTTCGGCGTCTTCTCCCTCAACGGCGAACGCTGCACTGCCGGCTCGCGTGTCCTGGTCGAGCGCGCCGTCTACGACGACTTCACCCAGCGCCTCGCCCGTCGAGCCGAGCAGGTGAAGGTCGGACCGCCCGCCGACCCCGCCACCGAAGTCGGCGCCCTCGTCCACCCCGACCACTACCAACGCGTCCTCGACTACGTCGACATCGGACGCAAGGAAGGCACCCTCATCGCCGGCGGCACCCGGCCCGCCCACCTGCCCGACGGCAACTACCTGCAGCCCACCGTCTTCGCCGACGTCACCCAGGACGCCCGCATCTTCCAAGAGGAGATCTTCGGCCCCGTCGTAGCCGTCGCCCCCTTCGACACCGAGACCGAGGCGATCACTCTCGCCAACGCCACCCAGTACGGGCTGGCCGCCTACATCTGGACCAGCAACCTGCAGCGGGGCCACCGCCTCGCCCACGCCGTCGAATCCGGCATGGTCTGGATCAACTCCCACAACGTCCGCGACCTACGAACCCCCTTCGGCGGCGTCAAGGCGTCCGGGGTGGGCCGCGAAGGCGGCGCCCACTCCGTCGACTTCTACACCGAGTCCAAGATCGTCCACGTCGCCATGGGCCACGTCCACACCCCCAAGTTCGGAGGAGGCACCTCCTGA
- the dapA gene encoding 4-hydroxy-tetrahydrodipicolinate synthase — MKFRSDPAGIRGSIAPIVTPFTGTGAVDHESLRGLVRFQLEAGSHGISLGGSTGEPSAQSVEERIAGMRTAVEEIGDRVPFLPGTGSHTLEETLEITAAAKELGADAALVITPYYARPTQEGLYQWYATVARKFPDLPIVAYNVPSRTAIDIAPDTVKRLFVEFDNFVGVKETTKDFEHFSRVLHACGRELLVWSGIELLGLPLLALGGTGFVSAVANLAPQAVARMYELWEAGDFEAARDLHYALHPLVDLLFVETNPAPAKWVLAQQGRIASAHVRPPLVQPTQAGLARIRTLLAEGGDLTQQIGE; from the coding sequence ATGAAGTTCCGTAGCGACCCGGCCGGTATCCGTGGCTCGATCGCCCCTATCGTCACTCCCTTCACCGGCACCGGTGCCGTCGACCACGAGAGCCTGCGTGGCCTGGTGCGCTTCCAGCTCGAAGCCGGCTCGCACGGCATATCCCTCGGTGGCTCGACCGGTGAGCCCTCGGCGCAGTCGGTGGAAGAACGCATCGCGGGAATGCGCACGGCGGTGGAGGAGATCGGCGACCGGGTGCCGTTCCTGCCGGGTACCGGCTCCCACACGTTGGAGGAAACCCTCGAAATCACTGCGGCCGCAAAGGAATTGGGCGCAGATGCCGCCTTGGTGATCACCCCGTATTACGCGCGGCCCACGCAGGAAGGGCTCTACCAGTGGTACGCGACGGTGGCGCGGAAGTTTCCAGACCTGCCGATCGTCGCCTACAACGTGCCCTCCCGCACGGCGATCGACATCGCCCCCGACACCGTCAAGCGACTGTTCGTCGAGTTCGACAACTTCGTCGGGGTGAAGGAGACCACCAAGGACTTCGAGCACTTCTCGCGCGTCCTGCACGCCTGCGGCCGGGAGTTGCTGGTGTGGTCCGGCATCGAACTGCTCGGCCTCCCCCTGCTCGCCCTCGGCGGCACCGGCTTCGTCTCCGCGGTGGCGAACCTCGCGCCGCAGGCGGTGGCGCGGATGTACGAACTGTGGGAGGCCGGAGACTTCGAGGCCGCACGGGACCTGCACTACGCGCTGCACCCCCTGGTCGACCTCCTCTTCGTGGAGACCAACCCCGCACCGGCCAAGTGGGTGCTGGCCCAGCAAGGCCGCATCGCCTCCGCCCACGTCCGCCCGCCGCTGGTGCAGCCCACCCAAGCCGGGTTGGCCCGCATACGCACCCTGTTGGCCGAGGGCGGCGACCTCACACAGCAGATCGGAGAGTAA
- a CDS encoding fumarylacetoacetate hydrolase family protein — MTHPLGTAPSKVIAVHLNYPSRARERGRAPSQPSYFLKPPSSLAGTKEALERPAGCELLGFEGEIALVIGSRAQRVPPGEAWSHVRWVTAANDAGVYDLRYADRGSNLRSKGADGFTPLGPRLLDAQELDPAGLRLRTWVNGELAQDDTTGQLLFPFNELIADLSRLVTLEPGDVILTGTPAGASVVRPGDVVEVEVTAGELSTGRLRNPVAEGPVLEPFGAMPRVDVAERAAAWGSAWMPEPALDPRLAEGLRSVAVATLSAQLRKRGLPHMSIDGVRPSRPGQEMVGVAHTLRYLPLREDLFKRHGNGFNAQKRAIEEIQPGHVLVMDARQDATAGTLGDILALRAQKRGAAGVVTDGAVRDSAAIAELGLPVYAAGAHPSVLGRRHVPWDTGIPVACGGALVQPGDLLVGDADGVVVVPPDLAEELIADCREQERQECFITEQVHAGESVDELYPLGPAWREQYEKWCEEEGADA, encoded by the coding sequence ATGACACATCCACTCGGGACAGCGCCGTCGAAGGTGATCGCGGTGCATCTGAACTATCCGAGCCGGGCGCGTGAGCGGGGGAGGGCGCCTTCGCAGCCCTCGTACTTCCTGAAACCGCCGTCGTCGCTGGCGGGTACGAAGGAAGCACTGGAGCGGCCGGCCGGGTGCGAACTGCTGGGTTTCGAGGGCGAGATCGCTCTTGTGATCGGCTCACGCGCGCAGCGAGTCCCGCCCGGTGAGGCGTGGTCGCATGTGCGGTGGGTGACGGCTGCGAACGATGCAGGCGTGTACGACCTGAGGTATGCCGACCGGGGCTCGAATCTGCGCTCAAAGGGTGCCGACGGGTTCACACCTCTCGGGCCCCGGCTGCTGGACGCCCAGGAATTGGATCCGGCTGGGCTGCGGTTGCGTACCTGGGTCAACGGTGAGCTGGCGCAGGACGACACGACCGGTCAACTGCTGTTTCCCTTCAACGAGTTGATCGCGGACCTGTCGCGGCTGGTGACCCTGGAGCCGGGCGATGTGATCTTGACCGGAACGCCGGCCGGGGCGTCGGTGGTGCGGCCCGGCGACGTGGTCGAGGTCGAGGTCACTGCCGGAGAGCTGTCCACCGGGCGGCTGCGCAACCCGGTGGCTGAGGGGCCGGTCTTGGAACCGTTCGGGGCGATGCCCCGGGTGGACGTAGCAGAACGCGCCGCCGCATGGGGGTCCGCGTGGATGCCGGAACCGGCACTCGATCCCCGGCTGGCGGAGGGACTGCGATCCGTGGCAGTGGCCACCTTGAGCGCGCAGTTGCGCAAGCGGGGGCTGCCGCACATGTCGATCGACGGAGTACGCCCGAGCCGGCCGGGCCAGGAAATGGTGGGCGTGGCGCACACGCTGCGGTATCTGCCGCTGCGGGAGGACCTGTTCAAGCGGCACGGCAACGGGTTCAACGCGCAGAAGCGCGCGATCGAGGAGATCCAGCCGGGCCATGTGCTGGTGATGGACGCCCGCCAGGATGCCACCGCCGGCACGCTGGGCGACATTCTCGCCCTGCGGGCACAGAAGCGGGGTGCGGCCGGGGTCGTCACCGACGGCGCTGTCCGCGACAGCGCCGCCATCGCGGAGCTGGGTCTGCCGGTCTACGCGGCCGGCGCCCATCCCTCGGTACTGGGGCGCCGGCACGTTCCGTGGGACACCGGCATCCCTGTCGCGTGCGGGGGCGCGCTGGTGCAGCCCGGCGACCTCTTGGTCGGTGATGCGGACGGCGTCGTGGTCGTACCGCCGGATCTGGCCGAGGAGTTGATCGCCGACTGCCGTGAGCAGGAACGGCAGGAGTGCTTCATCACCGAGCAGGTCCATGCCGGAGAGAGCGTCGATGAGCTGTACCCCCTGGGTCCCGCCTGGCGTGAGCAGTACGAGAAGTGGTGCGAGGAAGAAGGAGCAGACGCATGA